GATACTTTTAATTAGTATTTTCATTCTAAATGTTAAATCAGCTTTGATTTTATGTTAGCACATTAAAAGGAAACATTGATTTCATAAACATATCCTGATTTTTTACTCATgctgaaaaggaaggaaactgtACAAGtctccaatttcttttcttttattttttttacagttttaaatggctttttttctatattaatttcAAGAAAGTCACATAAAAGTAGTAAGCAGTAAGTCAATAAttggttatattttcttttcttttcctttttttttttttgaatttcgctcttgttgcccaggctggagtgcaatggtgcaatctcgcctcgccgcaacctccacctcccgccttcaagcgattctcctgagtagccaggattacaggcatgtgccaccatgcccggcctaattttgtatttttagtagagatggggtttctctgttggtcaggctgatctcaaactcctgaccttaggtgatctgcctgcctcggcctcccaaagtgctgggataacaggcatgagccaccgcgtccagccagtaattgattatattttcattttcggtaaatcatttattttccccAAACCTAGGCTGGGGGGTGGTATGTATGTTCTAATTTAAGCGATTGgtttaaataaatttctgaagTAATAGTTCTATGTTTAAAAGCTTATTTCTAGCATACATGGCGGTGTGGTATATTGTTTAATTATATATGAAGTCATGATAGTAAATTACTGGCAAAGATTATTTCACAATCTTCATGCGTGGTCTAGTAGTTTCCCCAGCTTATTATCTTGTCTAGcagctattattttttgtttcagtttttaaattttgttttcatgaatGAATTGTGCTTCAGTTTAAATATGCCCAGTCCTGAGAAGTATTAcaaagccatgtgaagacatttttcatgaaatatttctgaaatagttGACATAGGAGATAAGGTATCTGCTGAATTTATATTGACATTTTATAGTACTCTTTGTATTGCTTTAATAATCCTAGTATGTAtacttataatattaaaatatatacaaattcgCATGTGCAGTTCTTAGAAGTACCACTATATTCTTGGAAGTTAGATTCAGTCATCAGTGGGCAGCAGGTAAAGTATGGAATTTTCTCCCATGTTgcctaatatttttcttcttttgttttagcACGCTTCCTGGGCTGTTACAGTCAATGGACTTATCAACACTGAAATGTTATCCTCCTGGCCAGCCAGaaaaattttctgcatttttggaTAAAGTTGTTggattacaaaaataaacactaaacTCTCAACACTTTAAAAGCAACCCCCAAATTCAACCTATGGAATGtgattaaatcaaattaaatacataatatatatatttacaaaataatataattaataaacttCCTACATCTATAGAATGTATAGGAAATTTTATGGTGTGCACATTTGCA
The sequence above is drawn from the Theropithecus gelada isolate Dixy chromosome X, Tgel_1.0, whole genome shotgun sequence genome and encodes:
- the ALG13 gene encoding putative bifunctional UDP-N-acetylglucosamine transferase and deubiquitinase ALG13 isoform X11; the encoded protein is MNNHQLELAKQLHKEGHLFYCTCSTLPGLLQSMDLSTLKCYPPGQPEKFSAFLDKVVGLQK